Proteins from a single region of Hordeum vulgare subsp. vulgare chromosome 6H, MorexV3_pseudomolecules_assembly, whole genome shotgun sequence:
- the LOC123402996 gene encoding F-box/kelch-repeat protein At1g22040-like, whose product MGSYLSTATSKTRSVDSDEVHGSVLNKRAKITTYDCGSYSRIIPTLPDELSFQILARLPRIYYLKMKMVSRTWKAAITGSELAQLRRELGLTEEWLYILTRVEANKLECYALDPLFQKWQRLPSMPLFANEADSTGRTRCSAFQMWNVVGSSIRIADFFRGWFCRRYGLDQMPFCGCSVGVADGCLYVLGGFSKAVALDCVWRYDPCHNLWQEVNPMISGRAFSKASLLESKLYVVGGVSRGRNGLLPLRSGEVFDPKTGLWSELPEMPFVKAQVLPTAFLADVLKPIATGMASYNGKLYVPQSLYSWPFFFDIGGEIYDSELNSWSTMPDGLGDGWPARQAGTKLGVVVNDELYTLEPSSSLDSGQIKRYDAEEDVWRTMVPHIPVHDFTDAESPYLLTGLHGRLHVITKEANNNLQVIQAVLENNTGNDVPEGNVLWNIVASKNFGAAELISCQVLNV is encoded by the coding sequence ATGGGCTCTTATCTAAGCACTGCAACCAGTAAGACTCGATCCGTGGATTCAGACGAGGTACATGGATCAGTTTTAAACAAAAGGGCCAAGATAACCACATATGACTGTGGGTCATATTCGAGGATAATTCCAACTCTTCCTGATGAGCTTTCATTTCAAATTCTAGCGAGATTACCACGGATTTattacctaaagatgaagatggtTAGCCGAACTTGGAAGGCGGCAATCACCGGCTCTGAACTTGCCCAGCTAAGAAGAGAGCTTGGGTTAACTGAAGAATGGTTGTATATACTTACCAGAGTCGAGGCAAATAAGCTTGAATGCTATGCCCTCGATCCATTGTTCCAGAAATGGCAAAGGCTGCCATCCATGCCTTTATTCGCCAATGAGGCGGACTCCACTGGGAGGACACGGTGTTCTGCATTTCAGATGTGGAATGTTGTGGGCTCAAGCATTAGGATTGCTGATTTCTTTAGGGGATGGTTTTGCCGCCGATATGGATTGGACCAAATGCCATTTTGTGGGTGCTCTGTCGGGGTTGCTGATGGTTGCTTGTATGTCTTAGGGGGGTTTTCCAAAGCTGTTGCCTTGGATTGCGTGTGGAGGTATGACCCTTGTCACAATTTGTGGCAGGAAGTTAACCCGATGATATCTGGTAGGGCTTTCTCTAAGGCATCATTATTGGAGAGTAAGTTATATGTGGTTGGTGGTGTTAGTAGGGGTCGGAATGGATTGCTTCCTCTACGGTCGGGTGAAGTGTTTGATCCGAAAACTGGTTTATGGAGTGAGTTGCCGGAAATGCCTTTTGTGAAAGCACAGGTATTACCGACAGCTTTCTTGGCCGATGTGCTGAAGCCTATCGCCACTGGGATGGCATCCTATAACGGGAAGCTCTATGTTCCTCAGAGTCTGTACTCATGGCCTTTCTTTTTTGATATTGGAGGTGAAATCTATGACTCCGAATTAAACTCTTGGTCAACTATGCCAGATGGTCTTGGCGATGGATGGCCAGCAAGACAAGCAGGGACAAAATTAGGTGTTGTAGTCAATGATGAACTTTATACGTTGGAGCCTTCGAGCTCCTTGGACAGTGGACAGATAAAAAGGTACGATGCTGAAGAAGATGTCTGGAGAACTATGGTACCACACATTCCAGTTCATGATTTCACTGATGCGGAGTCTCCTTATTTACTCACTGGCCTTCATGGGAGGCTCCATGTTATTACAAAAGAGGCAAACAATAATCTTCAAGTTATTCAAGCTGTATTGGAGAATAACACAGGAAACGATGTGCCTGAAGGAAACGTCTTATGGAACATAGTAGCCTCAAAGAACTTTGGGGCTGCTGAGCTTATTAGTTGTCAGGTTCTCAATGTTTAA